In Gossypium arboreum isolate Shixiya-1 chromosome 5, ASM2569848v2, whole genome shotgun sequence, a single genomic region encodes these proteins:
- the LOC108451107 gene encoding carnosic acid synthase-like, whose translation MTNLHNKHAVLACEGRSWGCHAPEFAPLMAGALVIFCCAWWWWGMKFTKISPPLPPGPLGLPIIGNLPFIKPELHRYFSDLSRVYGPIFKLRMGSVLAIVINSPSLANEVLKVQDAIFANRDVPAAAVVGTFGGLNILWRPNGPRCNRLRKLVICEIMSKQSLDACYVLRQREVRRLVKEIHGKVGSSVNIYKQLSATALRVMMSTLWGDDPSQDLIEFRKRLDEFIVTSATPNVSDLFPILAPFDLQGIESKAKKQLSWFYGVFESMMKNRRNIRDDGKEKEKISKDFMQQLLELHWRGDYKNSLSINEVKALLLDLMVAGTDTIPTTVEWAMTELLCHRHKMKKLVEELDTVVGNQNTVEDSHIPQLVYLDAVIKETLRLHPVAPLLIPHVPSETTVIGGFTIPKGCTVFINAWIMQRDPELWDDPLRFQPERFFETDISYRGSNFGFFPFGSGRRMCVGVSLAEKMAALLLGSLVHSFEWELPEETKPSLEDNFGIFLKKAESLVAIPVTRLPNLEQYR comes from the exons ATGACCAACTTACACAACAAGCACGCAGTTCTTGCTTGCGAAGGCCGGTCATGGGGCTGCCATGCCCCTGAATTCGCTCCTCTTATGGCGGGGGCACTAGTAATATTCTGCTGTGCATGGTGGTGGTGGGGTATGAAATTCACCAAAATAAGCCCACCTCTACCACCTGGTCCTTTAGGCTTGCCTATAATAGGAAACCTTCCCTTCATTAAACCCGAATTGCACCGTTACTTTTCAGACCTGTCTCGGGTCTATGGTCCCATCTTCAAACTTCGAATGGGGAGCGTGTTGGCAATAGTCATAAACTCGCCTTCACTTGCCAACGAGGTCCTCAAAGTTCAGGACGCCATCTTCGCTAACCGTGACGTTCCAGCAGCCGCTGTGGTCGGCACCTTTGGTGGACTCAACATCTTATGGAGACCCAACGGTCCTAGATGCAACCGGCTGCGTAAGCTTGTTATTTGTGAAATCATGAGCAAACAAAGCTTGGATGCTTGCTACGTGCTTCGTCAACGAGAGGTTCGACGATTGGTGAAGGAGATTCACGGAAAAGTTGGTTCCTCAGTTAACATATATAAACAATTATCAGCAACCGCTCTACGAGTGATGATGAGCACGCTATGGGGTGATGATCCATCGCAAGATTTGATTGAGTTTAGGAAACGATTGGATGAATTTATAGTAACATCTGCAACACCGAATGTTTCTGATCTTTTCCCAATTCTGGCCCCATTTGATTTACAAGGAATTGAATCCAAAGCGAAGAAGCAATTGTCGTGGTTTTATGGGGTTTTTGAATCAATGATGAAGAACCGAAGAAACATCAGAGATGatggaaaagaaaaggagaaaattaGCAAGGATTTTATGCAGCAATTGTTGGAGCTGCACTGGCGAGGAGATTATAAAAACTCTTTATCCATCAACGAAGTGAAAGCTTTGCTTCTG GATTTGATGGTCGCCGGTACGGATACAATACCCACTACTGTAGAGTGGGCAATGACCGAACTATTATGCCATCGACATAAAATGAAGAAACTCGTAGAGGAATTAGATACGGTGGTCGGAAACCAGAACACGGTGGAAGACTCTCATATACCTCAACTTGTCTACTTGGATGCTGTCATAAAGGAGACACTCCGTCTTCACCCGGTTGCTCCATTGCTAATTCCTCATGTGCCCAGTGAGACCACTGTTATTGGTGGATTTACTATCCCTAAAGGTTGCACGGTTTTCAttaatgcatggatcatgcaaaGGGACCCTGAGTTGTGGGATGATCCTCTTCGGTTTCAGCCTGAGAGATTCTTCGAAACCGACATAAGCTATCGAGGCAGCAATTTCGGGTTTTTTCCATTTGGTTCAGGGAGGAGGATGTGTGTTGGGGTTTCTCTGGCGGAGAAGATGGCGGCACTGCTCTTGGGCTCTTTGGTGCACTCTTTTGAATGGGAATTACCGGAGGAGACTAAGCCTAGTTTAGAAGATAATTTTGGGATTTTTTTGAAGAAAGCGGAATCGCTTGTTGCTATACCCGTCACACGACTTCCTAATTTGGAGCAATACCGATGA